The genome window GGGGAAATCACACCACGTGTGGCGATCCGAAGCAGCTTTCCCGTCAAGTTCCGCGAAGAAGGTGCCCCGGCAGAACGACGTCGGCAGGATCCAACTCCGGACGGGCCCGGAGGTACCTCAGGGCATGGCGGAAGGAGGACCCGGAGAACGCTGTATCCGCGGAGACTTCCACTACCAAGGGCTTAACCAGGGTCAGCGCCGTCGTCGGGCTGGTGCTGTTGAATCGGTCGATCGCACCGGACTTCACCTCCGTCGGCCATGGATGGCCGGGCGCTGCGGGCCTGAGATGCGTAGCGAGCGTTCTGGACGGCTGCCCTTTGAGGAGGGAAGAGCGGCCGACGATGCGCAGCTCACCCTCGATATGGAGCCCGGCGACCACCATCTCGGGCCGGTTGATAGGGCCGATCACCGCCGCGCACACCACGTCAAAGGTCTCCCGATGCTTGACCTTCAGCCATTGCCTTTCGCCGCCCTGGTACTCCTGCGCGGCTCCTTTGACCACGAGCCCTTCGATCCCAGTTGAGGGCATGGTTTCGAACCATCTGGTCGCTGTGGCCAGGTCGGCGGTTATGGGGGAGAGGTCCAGCGGCGGCTCCCACCAGGACGCCAGTTCTGCCAGCAGCTCCCGCCGGTCCTGCAACACCAAGCCGCGGGTGTCGGTGCCGGCGGCCTGCAGCAGGTCGAACGCCACAAACGACGCCGGACGCTCACTCACCAGCGCCGGCAGATTCCGCTTGGAGGAAGTAAGCCGCCGTTGCAGCGACTCGAAGTCGAGCCTGCCATCGGTCCAGATCACTGCTTCGCCGTCGATGATGAAGCCTGGAGGGATGTGCTCTTCGGCCGTCGCCGCAAGGTCGGGGAAATAGCGGGTGAGGTCCTTGCCCTGCCGGGACCAGAAAATCGTTTCCTGTTCGGTACGGACAATCGCTACCCGGTAGCCGTCCCACTTGGGCTCATACACGCACCCTCCGGGCAGAGCGTCAGCCGCAGGGATCCGCGGCACTGCCCGAGCCAGGGCCAGAGCGACCGGTAGACCCATATCGGAGGGCTTGCCCTTCATCGCACAATCATCTCCCCGAGAAGAGCTTTCAGAGTTGGCTACGAATGCCCGTGCTGCTGCACGGTTGTCTTATCGTTGTCGCCCGAGAAAGACGCGTGGCTCCGGATCCAGGACATCGCGTCCGTTTCGGAGGTGAAGTACCGGGTTGGAGTGCTTGAGTTATGGGCAAACCCTGCCAGGACCTCGTCGACCGGGCTATCCCCGATCAGCGCCACAATGCTGAAGCCACGGTACGCATTCATACCCAGACGCGTTTTCAGAGTGAGCCCCTCGATTCCGCGCATAAGGACCAGAAGAGGCAGGATCTGCCCATCACTGAGGGCACGCAGGGCTGCCGCTGCCTCCACCGCCAGGGCGTGAGTGATTCGCACCCCGCGAGCCCATCGCAAGCTCAGCACCCCGTCCTCCAGCGCAACCACGAACTCACTCAACGAACAACTCCCCTCGGACAAACACCAGCCAACGAAGTGAGGGACGACATAGCAGAGACCATCGCCCCAGATTACCCTCGTCCCCTATTCTTCCCGCGCTCCATTCCGTGAGGCGCTTATTCTTGGTCTTCCGGGCCTTGCCGCGCATTGAACCGTTCCTCGTAGACCCGCTCTGCTTCTGCCAGCAGCTTGCTGCTCAATACACCCAGCGGCCGCACCTCGGTAAGGAGGGGCTCGCAGTCCGGTCCTCTGCCTACGCACCTGCCAGTAAGCACCCAGGCGTGGCGGTCCTCTTTCTCGTCCAGGTGCTTGTACTGGCATATCTGACGAGCGAGCCAGTCAGTGAGGGGTCGGGTCCACCAAGGCTCCGGAGTCAGGGGATTCACGGAGAGGCCCGGGAGGGTCAGGCCGCTTTCAGTATCTCTGCTTCCGGAACCGGCGTCCGCTTCATAGCCTCGCGAGTAGCGCAAAAAGACCTGGCCCTGTTCGTTCACCAGCCGCTCAAGGGCCTTCAGGTTGTCGAAGGTTGTCTCGGTCTCGTTCGTCATAGCGATTTCACCTCTTCGAACAGGCGGTTGCTGAACCTGCGGTTAAGTTTCCCACCTGTTTTTCTGGTGCCATGCGCTTCCAGGTCTGTAATGCTGATGTCATGGCATATTTCCTTGAGTACACCGTTCCGACTGATGCTGACGGGAGTATCGCCTTCCCGGTCAGCGAGCAAGAGCGGGGCTATACGGTGCCGTTGACCCAAACAGACGCTGAGGTGGTTCAAAGCGAAGAACTGCCGGTACGGACCAGCATTCTGGGTTCCAGCATCGCGGAGGCGAAAGCCGAGGCAGAAGAGATTCTCCGGCACAGCAAGGCAGAAACAGGGCTCCTCTATGACGATCCCAGCGACTCAACTCAAACCGGTTCAGGTGAGCTGGTTGCGAAGTTTGGTCAGTCGGGTTGGGAAGAGCAGTAGGTCGAATAAGACGAAGACTTAGGGGGATTAGCCCCTAGATCTCGCTGAGTTCCTGCCAGACCTCCATTACGACGCCGCGGGCATAGTTCTCTGCCGCGTCCGGGTCCCGATCGAGAATGGCTTGGGCAACGCCCTCATGGTTGTCGAACGAGACCGGCGCCGGGTCAGCAGGGGAGAGGCCGAGGTCCGTGCGCCCGGCCAGCACCTCCGTCACGATCCCGTGCAGTGACGCGAGCATATCGTTGCCGCTGGCCGCGAGCAGCAGCGCGTGGAAGGCGATGTCCGCGTCCAGGTAAGGCTGCTGGTTGCCCTCGCCCTTTTCACCGAGCGTCCGCAGCTGCCGGGCGAGCTCAAGCAATTCATTCGCCACCTCCGGCGTGGCCCGGGCAGCCGCGAGCCGCGCCGCCGTCGGCTCGAGCGCCAGCCGCATCTCAGTCAACCGGTTCAGCTGGGCCACCCGTTCGGACCCCGAAAGCCGCCACCGAATCACCTGCGGATCCAGCACGTTCCAGGCGCTGACCGGAAGCACGGTCACGCCCACGCGCCTACGCGACTCCACCATCCCCATCGACTCAAGAATCCGCACCACCTCCCGGATCACCGTCCGCGAAACCCCCGACTCCTCCTCAAGCCGAGCCAGCGTTAGGACGCTGCCCGCCGGAAGGATTCCCTGGGCGATCTCGGTGCCCACGCGCTCAAGGACAGAGTTGTGCAGTACCGGCGCCGGCGCCGTCGTACCCGCCTGCGCAGGCGAAGGCGCGCTGCCGGAAGGAGCGTCCGATCCCAAAGGTGTCACCTTTCTTGCTCCGCTTGAGAAATGTGTGCCACACTACAAGCCGAAAAGCCATGTCGCCCTGCCCGGGCTCGAATATCAATGGAGAGTTCAGTGGAAAACTTCACCCAAACGCTCGGAGCGGGGCCCTTGCTGGGCATCGCTGCCGGAGCGGTCGCCCTCATCCTCCTGCTGGTCATCAGGTTCAAGGTACACGCGTTCCTGGCGCTGATCCTAGTTTCCCTGTTGACCGCATTCGCCACCGGAATTCCTGCCGGTGAGATCGTCAATACGCTCGTTACAAGCTTCGGTGGAACCCTCGGTTCGGTCGCCCTTCTGATCGGTCTTGGCGCGATGCTCGGCAAGATGGTCGAACACAGTGGCGGCGCCCGCATCCTCGCGGACAAGCTCGTCGACATCTTCGGGGAGAAGCGCGCACCGTTCGCCCTCGGCCTCGCCTCGCTGATCATGGGCTTCCCCATCTTCTTCGATGCCGGCCTGGTGGTCATGCTGCCGATCATCTTTGCCGTCGCGCGACGCATGGGCGGAAACAACGTGCTGCTCTACGGCATCCCGGCCGCCACGGCCTTCTCCGTCATGCATGTGTTCGTGCCGCCGCACCCCGGCCCCGTTGCAGCCACCGAACTGTATGGCGCAAACCTCGGCCTGGTGCTGCTGGTCGGTATCCTCATCGCATTCCCGATCTGGTACCTCACCGGTTACCTGTGGGGGAAGTTCGTCTCCACCAAGTACATCCTTCCCGTTCCCGCACTGTTCGGATCGATTGACGAGGACCAGCCGGCCAACCCGCCCAAGCCCTCCACCGTCATCGCAATGCTGCTCCTGCCGCTGGTACTGATCTTCATGAACACCGGCCTGGACTTCCTTGACGGCGCAGGCGTTGTCGACGCCGAGAACCAAACCTGGGTGCAGATCCTCAGCACGATCGGATCCTCCCCGGTAGCACTGCTCATCTCCGTCCTCGTTGCCACCGCAGTCCTCGGCCACCGCCGCGGCGAGCAGGGCACCGCACTGGAGAAGGTTCTCGACTCCTCGCTGGGTCCGGTCTGCTCGGTCATCCTCATCACCGGCGCCGGCGGCATGTTCGGTGGCGTACTGCGCGCCTCCGGCATCGGCGACGCCCTCTCCAACTCCCTGGAAGCCATCGGCCTGCCGATCATCGTGGCCGCCTACGTCATCGCCGTCATCCTCCGCGTCGCGCAGGGCTCGGCAACCGTCGCCCTGGTTACGACGGCGGGACTCATGGCACCGGCAGTTGTCGCCGGCAGCTTCAGCCCGCTTGAGATCGCAGCCATCACCCTCGCCAGCGCTGCCGGCTCCGTCTTCGCCAGCCACGTCAACGACTCCGGCTTCTGGCTGGTCGGCCGCCTGATGGGCATGGACGTGAAGACCACCCTGAAGACCTGGACTGTCCAGCAGTCACTCGAATCCCTCGCCGGCTTCGCGCTGACCCTCGTCATCTTCTGGATCGGCTGATGACCCTGAACACCTTCGACATCACCGGCCGGCTCGCGCTGGTCACCGGCTCCTCCCGCGGACTGGGATACGCCCTGGCGACCGGACTGGCGCAGGCCGGTGCCCGCGTCGTCGTACATGGCCGCGACCAGCAGACCGTGGCGCAAGCCGCGGCCACCATCGGTGAGCTGACCGGAACCGCACCGGCCACCACCACCTTCGATGTGACCGACGCCCAGGCCGCAGCGGACGGCGTGCAGGCGATCATCGCCGACCACGGTGTGCCGGACATCCTCGTGAACAACGCGGGCATCCAGCGGCGCGCGCCGTTCAACGAGTTCGATCCGGGGGACTGGGACGACATCGTCACCACCAACCTCTCCAGCGTCTTCTACGTCTCGCAGCCGATTACCAAGGCGATGGCGGAGCGCGGCTCGGGCAAGGTGGTCAACATCGGTTCGGTGCAGTCGATGCTGGCCCGCCAGACCATCGCGCCGTACTCGGCCACCAAGGGCGCCGTCGCCATGCTCACCAAGGGCATGGCGGCGGACCTCGCCCGGTTCAACATCCAGGTCAACGCGATCTCCCCGGGGTACTTCGCCACCGAGATGAACCGCGCGCTCGTCGAGGATGAGGCCTTCAACTCGTGGGTCATCAACCGCACCCCTGCCCAGCGGTGGGGGAACTTCGAGGAACTCATCGGCACGCTGATCTATCTGGCCTCGGACGCGTCGAGCTTCGTGTCCGGCCAGAACATCTTCGTTGACGGCGGGATGACGTCCGTCGTCTAGAGACTCCTTCGGCGGCCCCACCCGTCGGAGGTCTGATTTACACAGGAAGGCGCCATGAGAGCCCTCGTTATTAACGGAAAGCTTGACCTCGTCGAAACCGAACTTCCGACGCCGGAGCCCGCCCCTGGGCAGGTCCGGTTGCGAATGGCCTTCGGTGGCGTCTGCGGGTCCGACCTCCACTACTACAACGAGGGCGCCAACGGCGAGTACGTAGTCCGGGAACCCCTGGTTCCCGGCCACGAAGTCTCCGGCACCGTGGACCTGGACCCGAGCGGCGAGTTCGCGCCCGGCACTCCGGTAACCGTGCACCCGGCCACCTTCGGCCACCCCGAGCCCGGCATCGAGGACCGCCGCCACCTGTGGCCGGGCGGCGCGTACCTCGGCAGTGCGTCCACCACCCCGCACACCCAGGGCGGGATGAGCGAATTCCTCATCGTTGCCAGGGACATGGTCC of Arthrobacter sp. JZ12 contains these proteins:
- a CDS encoding SDR family oxidoreductase: MTLNTFDITGRLALVTGSSRGLGYALATGLAQAGARVVVHGRDQQTVAQAAATIGELTGTAPATTTFDVTDAQAAADGVQAIIADHGVPDILVNNAGIQRRAPFNEFDPGDWDDIVTTNLSSVFYVSQPITKAMAERGSGKVVNIGSVQSMLARQTIAPYSATKGAVAMLTKGMAADLARFNIQVNAISPGYFATEMNRALVEDEAFNSWVINRTPAQRWGNFEELIGTLIYLASDASSFVSGQNIFVDGGMTSVV
- a CDS encoding GntP family permease, producing MENFTQTLGAGPLLGIAAGAVALILLLVIRFKVHAFLALILVSLLTAFATGIPAGEIVNTLVTSFGGTLGSVALLIGLGAMLGKMVEHSGGARILADKLVDIFGEKRAPFALGLASLIMGFPIFFDAGLVVMLPIIFAVARRMGGNNVLLYGIPAATAFSVMHVFVPPHPGPVAATELYGANLGLVLLVGILIAFPIWYLTGYLWGKFVSTKYILPVPALFGSIDEDQPANPPKPSTVIAMLLLPLVLIFMNTGLDFLDGAGVVDAENQTWVQILSTIGSSPVALLISVLVATAVLGHRRGEQGTALEKVLDSSLGPVCSVILITGAGGMFGGVLRASGIGDALSNSLEAIGLPIIVAAYVIAVILRVAQGSATVALVTTAGLMAPAVVAGSFSPLEIAAITLASAAGSVFASHVNDSGFWLVGRLMGMDVKTTLKTWTVQQSLESLAGFALTLVIFWIG
- a CDS encoding ATP-dependent DNA ligase; translation: MKGKPSDMGLPVALALARAVPRIPAADALPGGCVYEPKWDGYRVAIVRTEQETIFWSRQGKDLTRYFPDLAATAEEHIPPGFIIDGEAVIWTDGRLDFESLQRRLTSSKRNLPALVSERPASFVAFDLLQAAGTDTRGLVLQDRRELLAELASWWEPPLDLSPITADLATATRWFETMPSTGIEGLVVKGAAQEYQGGERQWLKVKHRETFDVVCAAVIGPINRPEMVVAGLHIEGELRIVGRSSLLKGQPSRTLATHLRPAAPGHPWPTEVKSGAIDRFNSTSPTTALTLVKPLVVEVSADTAFSGSSFRHALRYLRARPELDPADVVLPGHLLRGT
- a CDS encoding FadR/GntR family transcriptional regulator, coding for MTPLGSDAPSGSAPSPAQAGTTAPAPVLHNSVLERVGTEIAQGILPAGSVLTLARLEEESGVSRTVIREVVRILESMGMVESRRRVGVTVLPVSAWNVLDPQVIRWRLSGSERVAQLNRLTEMRLALEPTAARLAAARATPEVANELLELARQLRTLGEKGEGNQQPYLDADIAFHALLLAASGNDMLASLHGIVTEVLAGRTDLGLSPADPAPVSFDNHEGVAQAILDRDPDAAENYARGVVMEVWQELSEI
- a CDS encoding STAS/SEC14 domain-containing protein gives rise to the protein MSEFVVALEDGVLSLRWARGVRITHALAVEAAAALRALSDGQILPLLVLMRGIEGLTLKTRLGMNAYRGFSIVALIGDSPVDEVLAGFAHNSSTPTRYFTSETDAMSWIRSHASFSGDNDKTTVQQHGHS
- a CDS encoding DUF6098 family protein: MTNETETTFDNLKALERLVNEQGQVFLRYSRGYEADAGSGSRDTESGLTLPGLSVNPLTPEPWWTRPLTDWLARQICQYKHLDEKEDRHAWVLTGRCVGRGPDCEPLLTEVRPLGVLSSKLLAEAERVYEERFNARQGPEDQE